TATTTTTTTAAGAAAAAATTTACTTTTATAATTTTATATTGACAAAGATTACATTTCATTGATAACTATACCCAAAATTATGGATACCCCCCACAAAATGAGTCACTTCTCGTTTTTTATTCAACAATTCACAATAAAAAGCGCTTATATGTTTTTTAACAGTGCATTACAATTCTACGCTGCAAGAACACACAACTAATGAAAAGGCTTTGACAGCCATTCTGCTTGTAAGAGGATTCAGCGGCTTTGGCCTCCATACGCTGCTTTCTATAGTCCGTAATTTTCCTAACGTATACAAAAACTTTATCTTTGTCTCAGTTGCAGAGGTTGATTCCGGCACGTTTAAAGATATTGCCGAGATAGCAGCTTTGAAAAAATCAGTTGAAGAAAATCTAATAAAATATGTAAAAATTACCCGTCAACACGGATTTCCTGCTGATTATAGAACGGATGTGGGAACAGATGTGATAGATGAAGCCTCGGATCTTGTTGAAGCAACAGTCAAAGAGTTTCCGAGATCAACTGTTTTTACAGGAAAATTAGAATTCCGTCACAACAACCCTTTCCAGAAGATATCACAATGAAACAGCACACGCTATTCAGCGCAGGCTGCAGTGGAACGGTATACCAACGGTCATTTTACCGATACGGGTAAGCATTTAGCTTTACTTTGCTACAAATGACAAATAACGGTGGATTATTAAGAGAAGTTTATTGGGTATGTAAATACGGGTGGACATGCTGAATACCACCAAGGTGACCCCGCATCCACATACCATAAATATATATAATCTGATCAACCCGGAGGTTGATCAGTAATCAGGCATTAACGGACAAGGACATCATGTCCTGGTTATCTGTATAACAATCAACGCAGTGTACTTTGTTGATTCTCTTTCTTTCCCTGCCGGCCTCAAGTTTTATTACACTGCTATCCGGAGAACTGCACCCGAATACTTCTATAAGCATCTCTTCCATAGTTTTGTTAGTAATATCAGATTCCGGACTCCATTTCACTGCCATGGCACCCTCCTTAAGCTCCGATTTAATTACCTTGTATTTTTAAAGCAAGGACTGTGCCAAATGCCAATTAACTGTATAATCAGTATGTTATACATAACAGGCATTACGAGACTGTTATATTCAACAGATATTAACTGATACATATCTCAGTACTGCTAATAACTGTTAAATATGACGGAATATTATTTGCATAGTTATAGGAAATCCTGTAAACTACTAAGCACGGTAGGATTGTTTTGGATAAAGCTCTATGAATGTAGATGAAAATCAATTTTTCAGAGAGATTACCTTGCGCATATGCGGGAGTCTCGAAATCGAGAAGGCACTCTGGCACTGCTTCCTCTATCTCCGGAATATCATCCCCACTGATGAACTTATTCTAACCGAATATAACCATGGTACTGGAACGCTTGATGTCGTTGCAATCGCCGATGAACATGGCGGCATATCAAGCACTGATAAGATCCCTATGCCTTCACACCTTCAGAAGCAATTGGAAGATCCCTTCAAATTCCCACGTGTAAGAGCATCCGACGATGTGTACAAGGACGAAATACTTGCAATTGTTGCCGTGAATTATAATTGGGCCGACTCCTCAATTATCGTTGGACGTCTCACTGTTGAAAACAAATTTGTCGGTTCTTTGATTGTCCGGGCTAAAGGAAAAGGAAGATACACGGAAGATGACGCAAAACTATGGTCCCTCATAAACGAGCCTGCGGCTGTAGCCCTTGCCAACAGCCGCCGTTATATGGAGTTAATGAATTTAAAAGAGTTGCTTGCAGATGATAGTAAATACTTCCAGAACGAGTTAAGGCGTGGGTTCAGTGAAGAGATTGTAGGCGCTGAATTCGGTTTGAAAGGGGTAATGGAACAAGTCCTTAAAGTAGCGCCTCAGTCAAGTCCTGTATTGCTTCATGGTGAAACAGGAACCGGTAAGGAACTCATTGCGAATGCAATCCACAATTTTTCTCCAATGAAAAATGGACCGCTTATAAAGGTCAACTGTGGAGCCATACCGGAATCTCTTATCGACAGCGAACTTTTCGGTCACGAAAAAGGTGCTTTTACCGGCGCCTTATCCCAGCAGAGAGGCAGATTTGAGCGTGCCCACGGAGGCACCATCTTTCTCGATGAAGTAAGCGAACTGCCGTTCCATGCACAGGTACGTCTACTCAGAGTCTTACAAGAAAAAGAGATAGAGCGCGTCGGCGGAACCCGATCCATAAAAATTGATATACGTATTATCTCTGCCACTAACAAGGATCTCAAGTCACTTGTGAAAGGAAACCTCTTCAGGGACGATCTGTATTACCGCTTGTGCGTA
The sequence above is drawn from the Pseudomonadota bacterium genome and encodes:
- a CDS encoding sigma 54-interacting transcriptional regulator gives rise to the protein MNVDENQFFREITLRICGSLEIEKALWHCFLYLRNIIPTDELILTEYNHGTGTLDVVAIADEHGGISSTDKIPMPSHLQKQLEDPFKFPRVRASDDVYKDEILAIVAVNYNWADSSIIVGRLTVENKFVGSLIVRAKGKGRYTEDDAKLWSLINEPAAVALANSRRYMELMNLKELLADDSKYFQNELRRGFSEEIVGAEFGLKGVMEQVLKVAPQSSPVLLHGETGTGKELIANAIHNFSPMKNGPLIKVNCGAIPESLIDSELFGHEKGAFTGALSQQRGRFERAHGGTIFLDEVSELPFHAQVRLLRVLQEKEIERVGGTRSIKIDIRIISATNKDLKSLVKGNLFRDDLYYRLCVFPIYIPPLRERRIDIPTLVDYFMRRKANEIGLHFKPALLPGTMEQLIDYDWPGNVRELSNVLERAMIIHGGRSLSFKDIIGIQVHNNEHPEYSPDNNDLTLGNIEALHIRLALKMAGGRVEGEKGAAAILGINPGTLRHRMRKLGVSFGRAAKK